The Bubalus kerabau isolate K-KA32 ecotype Philippines breed swamp buffalo chromosome 16, PCC_UOA_SB_1v2, whole genome shotgun sequence genome includes a region encoding these proteins:
- the MMP11 gene encoding stromelysin-3 — protein sequence MARAAGLRGAASRALLLPLLLLLLLLLPPPPLLLARAPRPPDAPRRHPVSRGPQPWPDAPPDSDAPALATQEALPLAGRPRPPRCGVPDPPDGPSAHNRQKRFVLSGGRWEKTDLTYRILRFPWQLLREQVRQTVAEALQVWSDVTPLTFTEVHEGHADIVIDFTRYWHGDNLPFDGPGGILAHAFFPKTHREGDVHFDYDETWTIGDNQGTDLLQVAAHEFGHVLGLQHTTAAKALMSPFYTFRYPLSLSPDDRRGIQQLYGRPRLAPTSRPPDLGPGTGADTNEIAPLEPDAPPDACQVSFDAAATIRGELFFFKAGFVWRLRGGRLQPGYPALASRHWQGLPSPVDAAFEDAQGHIWFFQGAQYWVYDGEKPVLGPAPLSELGLRGSPIHAALVWGSEKNKIYFFRSGDYWRFQPSARRVDSPVPRRVTDWRGVPSEIDAAFQDAEGFAYFLRGRLYWKFDPVKVKALEGFPRLVGPDFFSCTEAANTFR from the exons ATGGCTCGGGCAGCCGGGCTCCGCGGCGCGGCCTCGCGCGCCCTCCTgctcccgctgctgctgctgctgctgctgctgctcccgccgccgccgctgctgctggcCCGGGCCCCGCGGCCGCCG GACGCCCCCCGCCGCCACCCCGTGAGCAGAGGGCCACAGCCCTGGCCCGATGCCCCTCCCGACAGCGACGCCCCCGCCCTGGCCACCCAGGAGGCCCTCCCGCTTGCTGGCCGCCCCAGACCTCCCCGCTGCGGCGTGCCCGACCCGCCCGATGGGCCGAGTGCCCACAACCGACAGAAGCGGTTCGTGCTGTCGGGCGGGCGCTGGGAGAAGACGGACCTCACCTACAG GATCCTCCGGTTCCCATGGCAGCTGCTGCGGGAACAGGTGCGGCAGACGGTGGCGGAGGCCCTCCAGGTGTGGAGCGATGTCACACCGCTCACCTTCACCGAGGTGCACGAGGGCCACGCCGACATCGTGATCGACTTCACCAG GTACTGGCATGGGGACAACCTGCCCTTTGATGGACCTGGGGGAATCCTGGCCCACGCCTTCTTCCCCAAGACCCACCGAGAAGGGGATGTCCACTTCGACTATGATGAGACCTGGACCATCGGGGACAACCAGG GCACAGATCTCCTGCAGGTGGCGGCGCACGAATTTGGCCACGTGCTCGGGCTGCAGCACACGACAGCTGCGAAGGCCCTGATGTCCCCCTTCTACACCTTCCGCTACCCACTGAGCCTCAGCCCAGACGACCGCAGGGGCATCCAGCAGCTGTACGGCCGGCCTCGGCTAGCTCCCACGTCCAGGCCTCCGGACCTGGGCCCTGGCACCGGGGCGGACACCAACGAGATCGCGCCGCTGGAG CCGGACGCCCCACCGGATGCCTGCCAGGTCTCCTTTGACGCAGCCGCCACCATCCGTGGCGAGCTCTTCTTCTTCAAGGCAGGCTTTGTGTGGCGGCTGCGCGGGGGCCGGCTGCAGCCTGGCTACCCTGCGCTGGCCTCTCGCCACTGGCAGGGGCTGCCCAGCCCTGTGGACGCAGCCTTCGAGGACGCCCAGGGCCACATCTGGTTCTTCCAAG GAGCTCAGTACTGGGTGTACGACGGTGAGAAGCCGGTCCTGGGCCCCGCGCCCCTCTCCGAGCTGGGCCTGCGGGGGTCCCCAATCCATGCTGCCCTGGTGTGGGGCTCCGAGAAGAACAAGATTTACTTCTTCCGAAGTGGGGACTACTGGCGCTTCCAGCCCAGCGCCCGCCGGGTGGACAGCCCCGTGCCGCGCCGGGTCACCGACTGGCGAGGGGTGCCTTCGGAGATCGACGCGGCCTTCCAGGATGCTGAAG GCTTCGCCTACTTCCTGCGTGGCCGCCTCTACTGGAAGTTTGACCCCGTGAAGGTGAAAGCCCTGGAGGGCTTCCCCCGCCTCGTGGGCCCTGACTTCTTCAGCTGTACTGAGGCTGCCAACACTTTTCGCTGA